In Gopherus flavomarginatus isolate rGopFla2 chromosome 1, rGopFla2.mat.asm, whole genome shotgun sequence, a single genomic region encodes these proteins:
- the LOC127043153 gene encoding carboxypeptidase A1-like: MPPSPSVHPAQLKMKGLLVFATLLAAAFSRESFVGNQVLRIFVADEASVEKVKELEELQALQLDFWRGPGGQDVPIDVRVPFASLQAVKIFLESNGICYSILIDDLQALVDEEQTQMISHHFMPQSVETFNYASYHTLDEIYDFLNLLVAANPDLVSKIQIGNSYEGRPLYVLKFSTGGAKRPAIWIDTGIHSREWITQASGVWFAKKIVDSYGKDPSLTSILDNLDIFLEIVTNPDGFAFTHTKNRMWRKTRSINSGSACIGVDPNRNWDAGFGGAGASSNPCSETYHGPYANSELEVKAIVDFVKSHGNIKAFISIHSYSQLLMYPYGYTRTQAADYQELDNIAKAAVAALSSLYGTRYRYGSIITTIYQASGGTIDWTYNQGIKYSFTFELRDTGSYGFLLPANQIISTAEETWLGLMTIMEYTRDHPY; encoded by the exons GAACCAGGTGCTCCGTATCTTCGTTGCCGATGAAGCCAGTGTGGAGAAGGTgaaggagctggaggagctgCAGGCGCTGCAG CTGGATTTCTGGCGGGGACCTGGAGGCCAAGACGTTCCCATAGATGTACGAGTTCCCTTCGCCAGCCTTCAAGCCGTCAAAATCTTCCTAGAGTCCAATGGTATTTGCTATTCCATCTTGATAGATGACCTACAG GCGCTGGTGGATGAGGAACAGACTCAGATGATAAGTCATCATTTCATGCCCCAGTCTGTGGAGACTTTTAACTATGCTTCTTACCACACTCTGGATGAG ATCTATGACTTCTTGAACTTATTGGTCGCTGCAAATCCAGACCTGGTCAGCAAAATTCAGATCGGGAACAGTTATGAAGGCCGCCCTCTCTACGTCCTGAAG TTCAGCACTGGAGGAGCCAAGCGCCCAGCTATTTGGATCGACACCGGCATCCACTCccgggaatggatcactcagGCCAGCGGAGTCTGGTTTGCAAAGAAG ATTGTTGATAGTTACGGCAAAGACCCTTCTCTCACCTCCATCCTGGACAACCTGGACATCTTCCTGGAAATCGTCACCAATCCCGACGGCTTTGCTTTCACCCACACCAAG aaCCGCATGTGGCGTAAGACCAGGTCCATCAACTCTGGGTCAGCCTGCATCGGCGTGGATCCCAACAGGAACTGGGATGCGGGTTTCGGAG GGGCCGGGGCCAGCAGCAACCCCTGTTCTGAGACTTACCATGGCCCCTACGCCAACTCGGAGCTTGAGGTGAAAGCCATCGTGGACTTTGTAAAGAGCCATGGGAACATCAAAGCCTTCATCTCTATCCATAGCTACAGCCAGCTCCTCATGTATCCCTATGGCTACACCAGAACCCAGGCTGCCGATTACCAGGAACTG GATAATATTGCTAAAGCAGCAGTCGCTGCCCTGTCTTCTCTCTATGGTACTCGGTACAGATATGGCAGCATCATCACAACCATCT ATCAAGCTAGCGGTGGAACCATTGACTGGACTTATAACCAGGGCATTAAATACTCCTTCACTTTTGAACTGCGGGACACAGGGAGTTACGGGTTCTTACTGCCTGCCAACCAGATCATCTCTACTGCCGAGGAGACATGGCTGGGACTGATGACCATTATGGAGTACACACGGGACCATCCCTATTAA
- the CEP41 gene encoding centrosomal protein of 41 kDa isoform X2: MSGRRRIGDPECLTKRIPQNPKYQHIKSRLDTDYRYKKDELFKRLKVTTFAQLVIQVASLSDETLEVSAKEIQKLEDGDTVISETDAELTAGTNGKGSPTEKPASPARFINNTGAGESYRSTLQSVISGVGELDIDKSLRKKPDANAKDTNAKDKPYPDCPFLLLDVRDRDAYDQCHIVGAHSYPIATLSRTMNPYTNSILEYKNAHGKIIILYDDDERLASQAATTMCERGFENLFMLSGGLKVVAQKVPEGLVTGSFPVSCQLATYTGSARKRVTPRETPARAENKWRFTAEDLQKIEYYLEEEQIPSDTASRLSRASSGRDSKAMAVRSTQNLPTASPAGSLATRSVSSSSLQNKPWK, encoded by the exons ATTACAGATACAAAAAAGATGAGCTATTCAAGAGGCTGAAAGTGACAACTTTTGCCCAGCTG GTCATCCAAGTTGCTTCTCTATCTGATGAAACATTAGAAGTGTCAGCAAAGGAGATCCAAAAGCTGGAAG ATGGTGATACTGTTATTTCAGAGACTGATGCTGAGCTCACAGCTGGGACTAACGGGAAAGGAAGCCCCACGGAGAAGCCAGCCAGTCCAGCCCGGTTCATAAACAACACGGGAGCAGGGGAATCGTATCGGTCTACTCTGCAGAG CGTGATCAGTGGTGTCGGTGAGCTAGACATAGACAAAAGCCTGCGGAAGAAACCTGATGCTAATGCTAAGGATACTAATGCTAAAGACAAACCTTACCCCGACTGCCCGTTCCTGCTGCTTGACGTACGAGATCGAGATGCATATGACCAATGTCATATTGTTGGAG CTCACTCCTACCCTATCGCAACGCTGTCTAGAACCATGAACCCTTATACGAATAGCATTCTGGAATAT AAAAATGCTCATGGGAAGATTATCATCCTGTATGATGATGATGAGAGACTAGCCAGCCAGGCTGCCACTACCATGTGTGAGAGAGGCTTTGAGAACTTATTCATGTTATCTGGAG GCCTGAAGGTTGTTGCACAGAAGGTGCCCGAAGGGCTGGTCACTGGGTCATTCCCAGTGTCTTGCCAGTTGGCAACGTACACTGGATCTGCCCGGAAAAGGGTCACCCCAAGAGAGACACCCGCACGTGCTGAGAATAAATGGAGATTTACTGCAGAAGATCTACAAAAGATAGAATACTACCTGGAAGAGGAGCAGATCCCCTCAGATACTGCCA GCCGTCTCAGCCGTGCTTCCTCAGGCCGAGATTCCAAGGCGATGGCTGTACGGAGCACCCagaacctccccactgccagcccagcTGGCTCCCTCGCCACCCGCtccgtcagcagcagcagcctccagAACAAGCCCTGGAAGTAA